A genomic stretch from Poecile atricapillus isolate bPoeAtr1 chromosome 10, bPoeAtr1.hap1, whole genome shotgun sequence includes:
- the RPL13 gene encoding large ribosomal subunit protein eL13, which produces MAPSRNGMILKPHFHKDWQRRVATWFNQPARKLRRRKARQAKARRIAPRPVAGPIRPIVRCPTIRYHKKVRAGRGFSLEELKLAGINKKFARTIGISVDPRRRNKSTESLQANVQRLKEYHSKLILFPRKPAMPKKGDSSPEELKMATQLTGPVMPIKNVFKREKARVISEDEKNFKAFASLRMARANARLFGIRAKRAKEAAEQDVEKKK; this is translated from the exons ATGGCGCCCAGCCGCAATGGGATGATCCTGAAGCCCCACTTCCACAAGGACTGGCAGCGCCGAGTCGCCACCTGGTTCAACCAGCCCGCCCGCAAGCTCCGCAG GAGGAAGGCTCGCCAGGCCAAGGCTCGCCGCATCGCCCCCCGCCCCGTGGCTGGGCCCATCCGGCCCATCGTGAGGTGTCCTACAATCAGATACCACAAAAAAGTCCGTGCTGGCAGAGgcttcagcctggaggagcttAAA cTCGCTGGCATCAATAAGAAGTTTGCCCGGACTATTGGGATCTCCGTGGATCCCCGCAGACGGAACAAGTCCACCGAGTCCCTGCAGGCCAACGTGCAGAGGCTGAAGGAGTACCACTCCAAGCTCATCCTCTTCCCGAGGAAGCCAGCCATGCCCAAGAAGGGAGACAGCTCT CCAGAGGAACTCAAGATGGCCACTCAGCTCACAGGACCTGTTATGCCCATCAAGAAT GTTTTCAAGCGGGAGAAGGCGCGTGTCATCTCAGAAGATGAGAAGAACTTCAAGGCCTTTGCCAGCCTTCGCATGGCCCGGGCCAACGCCCGCCTCTTTGGCATCCGCGCCAAGCGCGCCAAGGAAGCGGCGGAGCAGGACgtggagaagaagaaatga